A window of Rhodothermales bacterium genomic DNA:
GCCGCCATGGTAGTTGTCGCCGGCAATGACGGGTACGGTTACGTCCAGTATCTCTCCGCTCGACATGACGACGGGAGCTCGAGCGGCTGCCGCATTGAGGCTGATGTCATCCTTCAGAATGATCGATTGGAAACGGTTCTCCTGGGTTCCGTCCGACAGGATCTTGCCCTGGCTGTCGAACGCATACACGTAGTCAATGTCGATCAATGACAGCAAGGGCGACAGGCGGTGGCGCAGGCCGTCCTCGTCGTGCAGCTGCAATTCCTCCCACGCTGAAGCGCGCAGCACCGTCGCGATCGACCGGGCCTTTTCGTCCGCACGATTCGTCAACAATCGCTGCTGACTGAGAAAGTTGATCAGCGTCAGAGCGGTGGCCATGACCAGGAGCAGTACTCCACTGAACAGCATAAACTTGCCGCGGAGTCCACCCCATTTGTGATATCGAGTCGATTGCATTGGCGTGGGTCGGCGTTTGGTCCTGGCGGGACGAACAGACTTTGCGAGGTTTCTTCATGAAAAAAATCGACAGGAGAGCCCTCTACTTAAGTCAAGTGCCGGTGAGCCGGTAGCCTTATCTTCCTTGTAACAAAATGACTTACGAGCAGCAGCCCCCGTCATGTGCTTGCTCGTACTGAATCGCAAATCCGGACATCGACGTGCTCGCCTTTCGAAGACTCCTTCTCTTCCTGATCCTGTCAACGGGAGCCGCAGGATTCGGGTGCGGCCCGGAAGGGACTCCTGATCCTGCGAAACTGTACCAGTCTAGAACGCCGACCGATAGTCTTGGCACCGGTCGATTCTTCCTCGGTCGTGAAATTCCGAGAGTGCGTTCACACGCGGAGGTCGCGGAGTGGCTCAACCGACCGGGTCGTGACCAGGCCGAGTTCCCCGATCGCCTCGTGGCCGCGCTGGACCTGCGACCCGCCGACGTGGTGGCCGACATCGGCGCAGGGACAGGGTTTTACTCTTTCAGGATTGCTCAGCTCGTGCCGCATGGCAGGGTCCTCGCCACCGACATACAGCCTGAAATGCTCGACGAGCTTCGTCGCCGGGCGGTTGAGGAGGAAATCAGAAACGTGGAGGTTGTTCAAGGGGAGGAAGACGATCCGAATCTTCCGGTCAACTCGATCGACCTCGCTCTCATCGTCGGGTCATATCATGAATTCTTCTATCCATACGAGATGATGACCAGGGTCGTGGAATCGCTGGTACCCGGCGGTCGTGTGGTGCTCGTCGAGTATCGAGGGGAAGACGAGACCCTGCCCGTTGCCCCGATTCATCGCCTGACGGAGGAGCAAGCTCGCCAGGAAATGGAGTTCGCGGGCCTGCGATGGGTTCGAACAAAACGCGAACTGCCGCAGCAACATGTGCTGATTTTCGAGAAGCCGAGCTTATGACCGCGACTCTCCGGCACTAATGCCGACCTGCGTGCTTTTTTGAGGGAATAGGGGCTTTTGTTCCGAATTCGTGCGCCGATACTGAGACCAGATTGATCATGTTCTGACGGTCCGGCACGCCAGTTGGCAGACGCTTCACGCTTTGGCGCGAAGTCCGACAAATGACGCCTGCCGCCGTCTCCAACACCCATCCCAAAGTGCGATGCAGCAGCAGCCGGATAGAGAGCAGATTAGTGGAGCCGTTTCGGCAGCCGAACTTCGAGAACGAATTGTTCAGCTGGAGCGAGAAGTAGCGGAGCTTCGCAAGTCGAGAGATGAAGCTGAGCAGCTCAGCAACATGAAGTCGGCTGTTCTCACGAATCTTTCCCACGAGATTCGCACGCCACTGGCGGCGATTGTTGGCTTCGCGTCGATCCTCCAGGAAGAGCTCACAGATCGGCATCAGAAATTCCTGGACTTCATCGAGCGCAGCGGCAAGCGGCTGATGGACGCCCTGAACTCGATCCTCAACCTGTCAATGTTGGAGGAAGGGAACTACAGACTGCGATCCGAGGTGGTGGACGTCGTTCAACAGATCGAGGAAGAGATCTCCGGACTCAAGCGAACGGCTTCGGACAAACACCTTGAACTTCGAGTCCGGTACGCGACAGACGTGATTATGGCGACGATCGATCGTACAGCCCTCGATCGCGTCGTGCACAATTTGCTCGAGAACGCAATTCGATTCACCGACACGGGTTCGGTGGAAATGGATGTGGTACCGACCGGGACTTCGCTCGAGCTGAGAATCACGGATACGGGACATGGCGTGCGGCCAGAGTTCCAACCGCTGATGTTTGACGCATTTGCGCAGGAGGCAGACTCTGCCCACAGTTACGAAGGCGTCGGGCTGGGCCTGACCATAACGAAGCGGCTCGTAGACCTCATGGGAGGGACTATCGAGGTCGCAAGCGCCATCGGGAAAGGAAGCACGTTCACTGTGATGATCCCCGATGCCATTCAGTCGCCGACCGCAGCCGATACGGTAATCGGGAATTCCGAGGCTGAGGTCGTAGAGTCCGATGTAACGGATGCGGTTGCTGATCGTCGGGTGCCGAAAGTCACCACCCCCGACGTCACATCCGACGAGTCCGTCGCGAAGCCGAGCGTCATGGCGGTCGAGGACAACCCCGACATGCTCATACTGCTGCAGCACCTTCTGAGCAGCCGCTGCGAGGTGTCGACGGCAAGCAACGGCCGGACCGCACTCGAACTCGCGCGCGCGAACAACTTCGACGCCATCCTGATGGACATCAATCTCGGCGAAGACGAGACGGGTGTCGACGTCATGCTCAAGATTCGAGAAATCGCCGGCTACCGCGAGACACCGATTGTGGCAGTGACGGCATATGCTCTTCCGGGTGACCGCGAGCGATTCCTGCAGGCTGGATTCGACGGGTATATCGGCAAGCCCTTCACGAAGCAACAGCTGTTCCGCATGATGGACCAGGTGCTCGCGAAATCGTCGGCCTGATCACGCGGACATGATGTATCCGCGCGCCAGCATCGTATAATCTTTCACCTGACGCTCGATCCACTTCTCGTCACGCCCGAGTTCCGCCGCCATGGTGCGGGCTACGAACGGGGCCGCGTCAATGCTCGCACGCGCATCGAGAAGCAGCGCACGCAACCGGCGTGACAGCACGTCGTCTACCGTTCGCGCCATCTCGTACCGGGTAGCATATACGACCTCACCACGTAGATATGGAAGTCGTTCGTGGAGCGGCTCCATCCATTCGGTTTTCTCCCTGCAAACCTGATCGACAACGGTGGCGTCCGAGCCGTAGACGGCGAACCTCGATTCGTCGTCGGGTTGTTCCACCCATCCATGCAGGCGCATCTCGCGCGTCACACAGAGTCGATCCTCCAGATGCGCAATGACGGCCGCGCGATCGACCGTTTCCTCCGCCATCCGGCGATACGTCGTCCACTTTCCACCTGTGATGGTAACGAGCCCCGAACGTGAAATGTGTACCGTGTGGTCGCGCGATATCTCAGCCGTACCCTCATCCTTCGACTGGCGCACAAGCGGTCTGAGTCCGGCGAACATCGACAATACATCTTTCGGACCAGGATCCCGGGTCAGGTATCTGGCTGCATGGTGAAGTACGAACTCAAGCTCCTCCTGCAGCGGTCGTGGTTCGAGCGACGGCTCATCGACCGGAGTGTCCGTCGTCCCTATAACGACACGGCCGTGCCAGGGGATCGCAAAAAGTACTCGTCCGTCATCGGTCTCCGGGACCATGATTGCAGACTCACCCGGCATGAAGGATGAATCGACGACAATATGGATACCCTGGCTCGCCTGTACCATGGGTGAGGCAGTCGGATCATCCATCGTCCGAACGGTGTCCGTGAACACGCCTGTGGCGTTGATCACCACGCGCGCGTGGATTCGTTGCTCGACACCGGTCTCTTCGTCGACAACAATGGCGCCGTCCACCAGATCGTTCGAATGTGTGAGGCCGGAGACGCGCATGTGGTTGACGACGGTCGCACCGAGATCCGCAGCTGTCGCAGCCAGGTTGATCGCCAATCGCGCGTCGTCGAATTGGCCGTCGTAGTAGATCACTCCACCTCGCAACCCGTCCGGCTCAATCGTCGGAAGACGCTCCAGTGTTTCCTCTCGGCTAAGATTGTGCGACGTCCCGAAGCCCTCCCGTCCTGCGAGCAGATCGTACAGCCGAAGGCCGATTCCGTAGAACGGTCCTTCCCACCAGTCATACACCGGAACCACAAAGGGGAGATCGCGGACCAGGTGTGGTGCATTGCGCAAGAGTCGGCCGCGTTCCTTCAGCGCTTCCAGAACCAGCGTCACGTTGCCCTGCCGCAGGTAGCGCACGCCGCCGTGCACGAGTTTCGTGGACCGCCCCGATGTGCCCTTAGCGAAATCCGACATCTCCACCAGGAGAGTCCGATAACCCCTCGACGCCGCCTCGACAGCCACGCCCAGGCCTGTGGCTCCACCACCGACTACGAGCACATCCCAGCCGGCGTCCGTGGACATGATCCGCTCGATCATCTCATCCCGATTCATCATGATCCTGGTTTCTCCTGGTTTGCCCACCCTCTCGAGCGGTCCACTGCATTGTGCCACCTTGCCATTCTTTCGGACGCTTCGCTTACTGTGATACGCGGCTCATAAACACGATCGACGCTCCAGATGTCGTCGATTTCGTCAATCGAGTCCCAGTAACCGATGCCAAGTCCGGCAAGATAGGCTGCCCCGAGAGCGGTCGTCTCGGCGACCGTGGGCCTGACGATCGTCACCTGCGAGAGATCTGCCTGCATCTGCATCAGGAGGTCGTTTTGAGAAGCGCCCCCGTCAACCCGAAGCTCCGCGACAGAACTCGCGGATCCGGAATCCGCGTCCATGGCGGCCATCAGGTCGGCCGATTGGAAGGCAATCGACTCCAGCGCCGCCCGGGCGAGATGTGCGGAGGTTGTTCCTCGAGTCAAACCGGTGATGGTCCCGCGTGCATACGGATCCCAGTGCGGCGCTCCGAGGCCCGTGAAGGCGGGCACGAGGTATGTGTCGTTGCTGTCTTCCACGCTGGCCGCCAGCGTCTCCACGTCTGACGCCGTGTCGATGATTCCCAGCCCGTCCCGTAGCCATTGAACCACCGCACCCCCGACAAACACGCTTCCCTCAAGGGCGAATTCTGCGGCGTCGTCAATACGCCATGCGGCTGTCGACAGGAGGTTGTTTCGAGAGGCAACAACCTCGCTCCCGGTATTCTTCAGCATGAAACAGCCGGTGCCGTAGGTGTTCTTCATCATGCCGGTCCGGTGGCACGCCTGACCGAACAGCGCGGCCTGCTGGTCGCCCGCGATTCCGGCGATTGGAACCGACGCCGCTATGGAGGGCGTTCTTGATTCCGCGACGACGCCGCTCGACGATACAATCTGTGGCAGGATGCTTTCGGGGATCTTCAGCGCCGCCAACAGGTCCACATCCCACGTCCCCGACCGAAGATCCATCAACAGGGTGCGGGAAGCATTGGACACGTCGGTGATGTGCTTCTCACCGTTCGTCAGATTCCATATGAGCCACGAATCGATCGTGCCAAAGGCGAGTCTGCCCCTGTCTGCCAGTTCCCGCGCTCCGTCAACATGTTCGAGGAGCCACATGATCTTCGTGCCCGAGAAGTACGGGTCCAGACGAAGGCCGGTGCGATCGCGAAACATGGCCTCGAGCCCGTCCGCTTTCAGGCGATCGCAGATGTCTGCGGTGCGCCGATCCTGCCAGACAATGGCGTTGTGAATCGGTGCACCGGTCTTGCGGTCCCAGACGACCGTCGTCTCACGCTGATTCGTGATCCCGACAGCTGCCACATCACTCCACGCGATGCCTGCCTTTCGGATCGTGTCGTTGGCCACCGCCTCCTGGGATGCCCAGATCTCCGTGGCATCATGCTCAACCCAGCCGGGACGGGGAAAAATCTGTTCGAACTCCCTCTGCGCAAAGGCTGTCGGAGTCCCGCGATGATTGTACAGAACCGCGCGCGAACTCGTCGTCCCCTGATCCAGGGCCATGATAAACGACATAGACTCAGCCATATTGGCCCGTGTTCGAGATTATGGAATGGAGAATAAGCACATTGGACGCTGGACGGTGACTTTTACAGACAGTCTTCCGGTGATTCGCATCGCTCGAACTCGATTTCCAGGGTCGAATGCGAAATACCGAAGCGCGATTCAAGCATCAATTTGATGTCTGTTCTGATCCGATCCATTTGCGGCGCTACCTCCTCGTCTATGACAACATGTGCCTCCAGAGCCGCCTGATGTTCGTCCATGCTCCACACGTGTACATGGTGCACGTCACGAACGAGCGCAATGCCCTCCATTTCGGCGACAACAGATTCGACATCAACATCCGGTGGAACGCTGTTCATCAGGATGTTGGTCGTGTCCCGCAGGAGGTGATAGACCTGATATAGTATGAATGCCGAGATAGCGATGGTCAGCAGGGGATCGATGAGCACAATATCGTAGGCCCACACCAGCACGCCGGCGATCACCACGCCGACGGACGAAATCGCGTCAGTCACGATATGCAAGTAGGCGGAGCGCACATTGACGCTGTCTCTGGCGTCGCGGTGCAGCAGCAGGGCGGTGGCAATGTTGGCCGCAAGTCCCACCGATGCAACGGCGAACATCAGTCCGCCCCGGATGGGCTGAGGGTCCGCTGCACGCTCAACCGCCTCCTTGATCAAGAAGAGAGAAATGAGGGCCAGAACAACCAGATTGAAAAACGCTGCGATGACCTCTATACGTTTGTACCCAAATGTTTTAGAAAGATTTGCTCCCTTTTTACTGTAGGTAATTGCGAAGTAGCTGGTCCCCAGTGAAGCGGTATCGCCGAAGTTGTGGAGAGCGTCCGACAGTAGCGCGATACTACCGGAAAGCAGTCCGCCGATCACCTCGGCGATTGTAATGAGGAGATTCAACGCAACTGCTGCCAGCAGTCGTCGCTGCCGGTGCGGCGTGTCGCTCTCATCGTGTTGGCCGGACCTGTGCATCGAAGGTATTCTGTTACGTATTTTCCGCTCCGGCCGATCAATCTAAGCGGATGTTTGATCGACACCCATGTGGCCGACGGACATCGTTCCTTGCGAGCCGTCTCGCGAATCCGCATTCGGCTCCGGAAGGACTCCCGAAAACCAATGTAGCAAGCACCGTGCATTACGACGAAGTTCTGATCCTGTCATTCGCGTTGCGTCTCATCGCAGCAGGCTGGGCCGTTCGGCTCCTGTTGCGACAGGGTGACTGGCGTCTGGGATTCCTTGCCGGGACGATACTTCTCATGGCGGCACGGCCCGCGTTGACGTACACGTTGCACACGCATCCGCACACCTTCCAGATACCCGAACTGTTCGGTCTTGCGGTGAGCGTACTCGTATTTCCGGCCGTCTTTTTCGTTGATCGTATGTTGCGCCGGCATCGGGATGCGGTCGCTCAGCTGGGCTTGAGCCAGGAACACTATCGCGGACTCGTGGAAGACCAGGAGGAGCTCGTCTGTCAGTTCGATCCGGATGGTACGCTCACCTTCGTCAATCGAGCCTACGCCGAGTACTTTCATTCGAACGTGGATGATCTGACCGGCTCGAACTTTCTTGACCTGGTTCCGGAGTCCTCGCGTTCCGACGTCGTTCGGCACCTCCGAAGCTTCAGCACCGAGAAGCGGATGGCCACAGTCGTGCATCAGGTACTCGCGCCCGAAGGCCAAACGCGCTGGCAGGAATGGAAGGATCACGCGTACTTCGACGATGAGGGCCGGATCATACGATACCAGTCCATCGGTCGAGATATAACCGACCGCAAGCTGGCCGAGGATCTGCTCCGCCAGAGCGAAGAGCTCAATCGCCGCATTGTCGAGGCAATCCCTGGCGGGATCGTTCATGTGGGTCGCGACGGTCAGATCCTCAGCGCCAACACCGAAGCCCAGAGGATACTCGGGATCAATTCGGATCAGATTGCCCGGGCGACGATCATGGACCTCGAGCCGTGGACGGTATATGAGAACGGGGTGACGTGCCCGAGAGAGGAGTTTCCGGCGGCGCGGTGTCTGGCAACTGCCGAACCCCAGAAACCCGTCACGTTGGGTACGCTTCGCCCGAGCGGTGAGATATCGTGGGCGATCTTTACGGCGGTTCCTGTTCTCGCCCCCGAGACCGGCGAACTGGACGGAGCGATACTCACTTTTCTTGATATTACGGGTCGCCGGCTTGCCGAAGATGCGCTCCGAAATAGCGAAGCGAACCATCGCGCAATGGTTCGGGCCGTGCCGGACCCCATGTTCCGTGTCTCAAAGGACGGGCTGTTCGTCGATTTCATCCCGGCCGACGGTT
This region includes:
- a CDS encoding PAS domain-containing protein, with translation MHYDEVLILSFALRLIAAGWAVRLLLRQGDWRLGFLAGTILLMAARPALTYTLHTHPHTFQIPELFGLAVSVLVFPAVFFVDRMLRRHRDAVAQLGLSQEHYRGLVEDQEELVCQFDPDGTLTFVNRAYAEYFHSNVDDLTGSNFLDLVPESSRSDVVRHLRSFSTEKRMATVVHQVLAPEGQTRWQEWKDHAYFDDEGRIIRYQSIGRDITDRKLAEDLLRQSEELNRRIVEAIPGGIVHVGRDGQILSANTEAQRILGINSDQIARATIMDLEPWTVYENGVTCPREEFPAARCLATAEPQKPVTLGTLRPSGEISWAIFTAVPVLAPETGELDGAILTFLDITGRRLAEDALRNSEANHRAMVRAVPDPMFRVSKDGLFVDFIPADGFELITGPEKFLGRSLEQVLPQHIGERARKTISDALRTNDVRSFEYEAELNGRFR
- a CDS encoding cation transporter, translated to MHRSGQHDESDTPHRQRRLLAAVALNLLITIAEVIGGLLSGSIALLSDALHNFGDTASLGTSYFAITYSKKGANLSKTFGYKRIEVIAAFFNLVVLALISLFLIKEAVERAADPQPIRGGLMFAVASVGLAANIATALLLHRDARDSVNVRSAYLHIVTDAISSVGVVIAGVLVWAYDIVLIDPLLTIAISAFILYQVYHLLRDTTNILMNSVPPDVDVESVVAEMEGIALVRDVHHVHVWSMDEHQAALEAHVVIDEEVAPQMDRIRTDIKLMLESRFGISHSTLEIEFERCESPEDCL
- a CDS encoding methyltransferase domain-containing protein is translated as MLAFRRLLLFLILSTGAAGFGCGPEGTPDPAKLYQSRTPTDSLGTGRFFLGREIPRVRSHAEVAEWLNRPGRDQAEFPDRLVAALDLRPADVVADIGAGTGFYSFRIAQLVPHGRVLATDIQPEMLDELRRRAVEEEIRNVEVVQGEEDDPNLPVNSIDLALIVGSYHEFFYPYEMMTRVVESLVPGGRVVLVEYRGEDETLPVAPIHRLTEEQARQEMEFAGLRWVRTKRELPQQHVLIFEKPSL
- the glpK gene encoding glycerol kinase GlpK → MSFIMALDQGTTSSRAVLYNHRGTPTAFAQREFEQIFPRPGWVEHDATEIWASQEAVANDTIRKAGIAWSDVAAVGITNQRETTVVWDRKTGAPIHNAIVWQDRRTADICDRLKADGLEAMFRDRTGLRLDPYFSGTKIMWLLEHVDGARELADRGRLAFGTIDSWLIWNLTNGEKHITDVSNASRTLLMDLRSGTWDVDLLAALKIPESILPQIVSSSGVVAESRTPSIAASVPIAGIAGDQQAALFGQACHRTGMMKNTYGTGCFMLKNTGSEVVASRNNLLSTAAWRIDDAAEFALEGSVFVGGAVVQWLRDGLGIIDTASDVETLAASVEDSNDTYLVPAFTGLGAPHWDPYARGTITGLTRGTTSAHLARAALESIAFQSADLMAAMDADSGSASSVAELRVDGGASQNDLLMQMQADLSQVTIVRPTVAETTALGAAYLAGLGIGYWDSIDEIDDIWSVDRVYEPRITVSEASERMARWHNAVDRSRGWANQEKPGS
- a CDS encoding glycerol-3-phosphate dehydrogenase/oxidase produces the protein MNRDEMIERIMSTDAGWDVLVVGGGATGLGVAVEAASRGYRTLLVEMSDFAKGTSGRSTKLVHGGVRYLRQGNVTLVLEALKERGRLLRNAPHLVRDLPFVVPVYDWWEGPFYGIGLRLYDLLAGREGFGTSHNLSREETLERLPTIEPDGLRGGVIYYDGQFDDARLAINLAATAADLGATVVNHMRVSGLTHSNDLVDGAIVVDEETGVEQRIHARVVINATGVFTDTVRTMDDPTASPMVQASQGIHIVVDSSFMPGESAIMVPETDDGRVLFAIPWHGRVVIGTTDTPVDEPSLEPRPLQEELEFVLHHAARYLTRDPGPKDVLSMFAGLRPLVRQSKDEGTAEISRDHTVHISRSGLVTITGGKWTTYRRMAEETVDRAAVIAHLEDRLCVTREMRLHGWVEQPDDESRFAVYGSDATVVDQVCREKTEWMEPLHERLPYLRGEVVYATRYEMARTVDDVLSRRLRALLLDARASIDAAPFVARTMAAELGRDEKWIERQVKDYTMLARGYIMSA
- a CDS encoding response regulator produces the protein MQQQPDREQISGAVSAAELRERIVQLEREVAELRKSRDEAEQLSNMKSAVLTNLSHEIRTPLAAIVGFASILQEELTDRHQKFLDFIERSGKRLMDALNSILNLSMLEEGNYRLRSEVVDVVQQIEEEISGLKRTASDKHLELRVRYATDVIMATIDRTALDRVVHNLLENAIRFTDTGSVEMDVVPTGTSLELRITDTGHGVRPEFQPLMFDAFAQEADSAHSYEGVGLGLTITKRLVDLMGGTIEVASAIGKGSTFTVMIPDAIQSPTAADTVIGNSEAEVVESDVTDAVADRRVPKVTTPDVTSDESVAKPSVMAVEDNPDMLILLQHLLSSRCEVSTASNGRTALELARANNFDAILMDINLGEDETGVDVMLKIREIAGYRETPIVAVTAYALPGDRERFLQAGFDGYIGKPFTKQQLFRMMDQVLAKSSA